The Pseudarthrobacter sp. BIM B-2242 region TGTTCTTCAACAGTGACGCCTACGGAATCGAGGCCGCTTCCCGGTATTTCTTCAGCAGCACCGCCAAAGACCTGACCCTTCCGCAGGCAGCATTGCTGGCCGGGCTGGTCAACAGCCCCACCTTCTACAACCCCGCCATCAACCCGGAAAATTCGATGGCCCGCCGCAACCAGGTGCTCGACGAGATGCTCAAACTGGACAAGATCACCCAGGTCCAGCACGACGAGGCCGTGGCCACCCCCATCGAACTGAAGATCAGTCCGGAGCGGCAGGGCTGCGCTAATGCCACCATGGCACCCTATTTCTGCGACTACATCTCACACCTGATCCTCAACAACCCCGCCTTCGGAACGAGCCTGATCGAACGGCAGCGAAAGCTCTACCGCGGCGGCCTGACCATCACCACCACCTTGGACAGCAGGCTGCAGGCAGCGGCCCAGGCTCAGGTGGACGGTACGGCGGGTCCCAACCCGGACCGATGGGGAGCCGCCCTGACCACCGTGCAGCCGGGCACCGGCAAGATCCTGGCCATGGCGCAGAACACTGTATTCCTGGCCGAACCCGGGAAGTTCGATACCCACCTGAACTTCAACGTTGATGCCAGGGATCCCCAGGGCAATGACCTCAACGGAGCCGGTGGCTTCCAGCCCGGGTCCACCATGAAGCCGTTTACGTTCGCTGAGTGGCTGAATGAAGGCAAGTCAATCACGGCAGAAGTGGACGCTTCCCGTCGGGTCTACCCGCTGGGATTCCCGTGGCGGTCCAGCTGCGGAAAGGTGATGGGCGCCTACAGCACGGCACAGAACAATCCTGAACTGGGCGCTGCCGATGACCTGCAGAACGCCGAAGAGGGCTTCTACCGCAAAATGCCCATAAATTACGGGCTGTACAACTCCATCAACACCGCCACCTTCGCCTCCGCAACCCAGCTGGACTTCTGCGGCATCCAGAAAATGGTCGACGCAGTAGGCCTGCACAGCGGGCTGGATGGCGCCCCGATCAACATGCACCAGCTGGGCAACCTGCTGGGCGCCATCGGCGTGGCACCCCTGCATATGGCCAACGCGTTCGCCACATTCGCGAGCGACGGGAAGTACTGCAACCCCATAGCCCTCGTGGAAATCATCGATGCCACCGGGGGCAAGCTCCCGGCCCAGAACGTCGAATGCCGGGACGCTGTGAAGCCTGACGTTGCCCGGGGCGTCAACTCGGTGCTGCAGGATGTGCTGGTCAAGGGCTCCGGCTTCTGGATCAACCCGAAGATCCACGACAAGATGCCGACTGCCGCCAAGACCGGCACCTCGAACAACAACGGATCCACGTGGGTAGTGGGATACACGTCGGGCCTGTCCACCGCGTCCTTCTTTGGTGATGCGCTGGAGGGCCAGAAACGTTCCGGCCAGAACGTCACCATCAACGGGACCTTCTACCCCCGGCTGGATGGCTGGATGATTGCCGGGCCGCAATGGGTCAATTACATGTTGAAGGCGGCTCCGCTGTATCCGGCGAACCCGTTCCCGCCGCCACCGGCTGCCATGATGAAACCGACCTACTACGCTCCGGTCGCGCCCACCACCCCCTGGGTTGCGCCCCCTCCTGCTGCCCCGGCAGCCGTTGCCCCGGACCCGGTCCCGGCTCCGGAATCACCGGTTCCGGCACCACCGGCTCCGGAATCACCGGCTCCGGCACCCGAACCGCCGCCTGCACCAGCGCCGCCGCCCGCCCCCGCTCCCGAGCCGGCACCTGCTCCCGTTCCTGAACCGGCCCCGCCGGCACCCGAGCCGGAGCCGGAGCCGGAGCCCGATCCTGAACCCGAGCCGGACCCGTCCGAGCCGCCGCTCCCGCCGGACCTGCCGCCTGATGCCGGCTTCCAGGGAGGCAGGCGCTAAGTTGTTCCGCGCCAGAGCCGCTGCCACCAGGAGCGCTTCGGCTCCGGCTCCGGCCGGGCGGCCAGGGCGCGGGCCGCGCGCCGCTCGTGCCACCGGGCCACTTCGGCGTCCACGTCCCGCGTTTTGGTAATGACGGGCGGGCCGCCCTGGAGCTGGCGCCGGGCGTCAATGACCCGGGCGTTGAAGTCCGCAAGGAGGTCACGGACCTGCTTTTCTGTGAACTGGGCATCGAGCCGGCCGTCCAGTTCGGCGTCCTCGGTGCGGAGCAGAATGGCTTTGGGACCCAGTCCGCTGAGATTCTCACGCTGGATCAGGCCTTTGACCCACCAGTCGGGATCGTAAGCCTCACCCAGTCCCGGGATGGGTTTGCCCGCGTATTTGAGGTTGTCGAACTTTCCCTGCGCCATGGCGTCCCTGATCAGGTATTCCACCCGCCGGGCATCGTCCACCTTCTTGCGCTTCTCTCGCTCCTTCGCCTCTGCCGCCTCAAGTTCGGCTTCCTCATCGGCACTGATGCCCGCTCCGCGGTAGGAGCGCAGCTCCGCCCCACGTTCCAGCCGCCGTCGAAGTTCGCCTGACCCGCCCATCGCCCCGCTGCCTCCCAGTCCGCCTCATTCCCCAGGTTTCCAGTATTCCTAAGGCAGCGGCGGTCAGGGAAGCCCCAGGGCCGGCACCCCGGCGTCGGCTACAACCACCGCGCCGCTCGCCGTCGAATCCGGGTTCAGCATCCAGCCCATCCGCTTGGCCCTGCTGAGGATTACGGCGCTTTCCACGAGCTCAATCTCCGGAATGCGTTGCTGGAGGGCCAGTTCGGCGTTCATGACATCCGCCAGCGACTTGAGCCACATGAGGATGACGAAGTTAGTCCTCCCGCTGGTGGATGCGTTGAGCCGGACTGTCCGGAGGCTGCGAAGTTCCGCTGCGGCAGCCTCGTGCTGGCCGGGCGGGACGTTGGCGAACCACTGGCAGCTCACCGGGTAGCCGGAGAGGTTCTGCGCAATGTCGCACCGGAAGGTCAGCAGGCCGCTGGATATGACCCTGTTCAGCTGCCGCTGCACCGTCGCCGGGCTTCGGCCCAGGCTCCGGGCAATGTCGGCTGCGCTCGCCCTCCCGTCACGCGCCAGGAACGGAATCAGGTCCATGTGGCTTGGCGGCAGCGGGCCGCCGGAGCGCGGTCCCGCATGGGCCGTATCCTGGCCAACCAGTGCCTGCAAGGCATTCTGCTGCGCGGGATCCAGCGCGTTCAGCCGCCACACATGGCCGGCGGAGTGCAGGCGGGTGCCCAGCGAGGTGCGGTATTTCAGCAGTCCCGGGATTTCCTTGAACCGGGGCAGAACGTGGTCCGTGAACTGCTCCAACGTGGGCGAAATGACCGTCAGCATGAGGTCCCTGTTGCTCGCGGCTTCCTCCACCGTGACCACGTCCGGGATGGCGGCCAGCTCGGCGGTGACTTCGGCGCGCAGCCGCATTTCGCAGTCCACATCCACCAGCGCCAAGCACATCTGTTTGGGATCGCCAATCAGGTGTGCGGTGGTCCAGGCAGCGCCCGCAGCCTTCAACTTGTCCCAGCGCGCGGCCAGCGTGGTGGCATGTACCCCCAGCACCTCCGCCGCGTCGGACCAGCTGATGCGGGGCGTCACCTGCAGGACGTTGATGAGGGCCAGGTCCTCTTCACTGAGCATCACTTCGCACCAACCTTCCGTTGCATTGAATGAATTCTGCATTTCCCAGCATACTTTTGATTTTTTCCAGTTAGTTCGGCGCCTGTGAACCACGTCACCCCACAATGGACAGCAGAGCAACAAAGGCCGCATTTCCAGAAGGAGAGAAGATGTCAATAACCGCCGACGCCCAGGAGCTGCAGGCAGAGCTTGTCCAGCTTCGTCGTGGGCTGCACCAGGAACCCGAGACCGGCCTGCAGCTGCCCCGGACCCAGGAAAAGGTCCTCAAGGCGCTTGACGGCCTGCCGTTCGAAATCACCCTGGGCAAGACCACGACGTCGGTCACGGCGGTCCTGCGGGGCACCGCACCTTCTGCGCTTGCCGCGAAACCTGAGGCGAAGCCGGCGGTCCTCCTCCGCGCCGATATGGACGGCCTTCCCGTGCAGGAACGGACGGGGGTGGAGTTCTCGTCCAAGGTTGAGGGCGCCATGCATGCCTGCGGCCACGACCTCCACACTGCCATGCTCGCGGGGGCGGCCACCCTGCTGGCCGAGCGCCGGGACCAGCTGGCCGGCGACGTTGTCCTGATGTTCCAGCCGGGTGAAGAAGGCTGGGACGGTGCATCCCACATGATTGCCGAGGGTGTGCTGGACGCGGCAGGCCGCCGGGTTGATGCCGCTTACGGGATGCACGTCTTTTCGGCCTTGGAGCCCCACGGCCGGTTTGCCACCAAGTCAGGGGTGATGCTCAGCGCGTCAGACGCGCTCACCGTCACTGTACTGGGCGCAGGCGGCCACGGCTCGGCGCCGCATATTGCCAAGGATCCGGTGACCGCGGCAGCCGAAATGGTGACCGCCCTGCAGGTCATGATCACCCGCCAGTTCAACGTCTTCGATCCGGTTGTCCTGACGGTGGGCGTCCTCCAGGCCGGCACCAAGCGCAACATCATTCCGGAATCAGCCAGCATCGAAGCGACCATCCGCACGTTCTCGGAATCCTCCCGGGAACGAATGATGACCGCCGTCCCCACACTGCTGAAGGGGATCGCCTCTGCCCACGGGCTGGAGGTGGACGTAGACTACCGTCACGAATATCCCGCCACCATCAACGATGTTGACGAGACACATACAGCCGAGAAGACCATTGAGAATCTCTTTGGAACCTCGCGCCTCTCCCGCTGGGCCACTCCGCTCGGCGGCTCCGAGGACTTCTCCAGGGTCCTCGCCGAAGTACCGGGAACGTTCATCGGCCTCAGCGCCGTCGCCCCCGGAGCAGACCATAACGCCACTGCCTTCAACCACTCCCCGTACGCCACTTTTGACGACGGCGTCCTCTCCGACGGAACTGCGCTCTATACAGAGCTGGCCGTCTCCCGCATCGCAGCCCTGGCCTCGGCCCACTAGAACCTCCCGGAGCACACCATGACCACAACTGCAGGCGTCCCAGCTGACGTCCAGGTACACAAGTCCCACCTGCGGACGCTCGTCGGCACCGGCATCGGCAACGCCGTTGAATGGTACGACTGGGCCATCTACGCCACGTTCTCACCCTTCATTGCCAGTGCCCTGTTCAGCAAGGCGGACCCGACGTCGGCCTTCCTGGCCACCTTGGCGATCTTCGCCGTGGGCTTCGTTGCCCGGCCCTTCGGCGGATTTGTGTTCGGCTGGATCGGCGACCGCATCGGCCGCAAGACCTCGATGACCTTTGCAGTGGGCCTCGCCGCCCTCGGCAGCCTGCTGATCGGCATCGCCCCCACCTTTGAAGTGGTGGGAGCTTTCGCCTCCGTCCTGCTGCTGGTGGCCCGGCTCATCCAGGGCCTGGCCCACGGCGGCGAGCTGCCGTCGTCGCAGACCTACCTCTCCGAGATGGCGCCCAAGGAAAAGCGCGGCTTCTGGGCAACCCTGATTTACACCTCGGGCACGGCGGGCATCCTGGCCGGTACCATGCTCGGCGCCATCCTGTCCAACGTCCTGAGCACGTCCGACATGAACGCCTGGGGCTGGCGGATCCCATTCCTGATCGGTGGCGCACTGGGCCTCTACGCGCTGCTGATGCGGGCCCGCATGAAGGAAACGGCGGCCTTCGAAGCAGAATCACCCAAGGAAAAGCACGAGCCCATGTGGCCGCAGATCTACAAGCACCGCAAGCAGGCCCTGCAGGTCATCGGCCTGACCGTCGGCCTGACTGTCTCCTACTACATCTGGGGCGTCGTGACCCCCAGCTATGCGTCCTCGGTCCTGAAGATGGACCGCGGCGAAGCCCTCTGGGCCAGCGTGATCGCCAACGTCCTGTTCATCGCCGCCCTGCCGTTCTGGGGCAGGCTGTCGGACCGGATCGGCCGCAAGCCCGTCATGATCATGAGCGCCGCGGGCGCCGCCCTGCTCCATTTCCCCATGACGTGGCTGCTCAAGGACTCCCCCTGGCAACTCGCCGTCACCATGTCCGTGATGCTGTTCTTCATCGCCGGCAGCGCAGCGATCGTCCCGGCCGTTTACGCTGAACTGTTCCCCACCAAGATCCGTACCGTCGGAGTAGGCGTCCCCTACTCCATCTGCGTGGCCCTCTTCGGCGGCACCGCACCGTATCTGCAGGCCTGGCTCGGTTCCATCGGGCAGCCCAACCTGTTCAACGTCTACGCGGTGATCCTGCTCGTCATCAGCATCGCGTTTGTGTTCACCATCCCCGAAACGAAGGGCAAGGACCTGACCCACTGATTCTCTGATCTGTTTGTCTGATCTTTGCCAGCCGTCGCCTCACCCGAGGCTTGATCACCAACGCTCTCTCACTTGATGCGGGAAAAACAGCAACCCTCTCTCACTTTCTTCAAGAAAGTGAGAGAGGGTTCCGGTAAAACCGACATTAAGTGAGAGAGCGTCATGCTTGGCTCCGGGGCGGACAATCTTCAGGCGGGCAATATCGGGCCGGGCGTCACAGTTATCAGCGTGCGCTCCCACAGGGTAAGTCTTGAGGGAGCGCGCGGTACTTTAGGCACCGCGCCCTACTTTTGAGGACCCACATGAACGCCCACCGTGCCAGCCGCGACGCCCGGCCCCTCACGCTGTTCTGCGCCTTTGCGCTCAAACAGGCAGTCGAGGGCACCATCCTGCGCGCGTACCTCCGGGCCGGCGGGCCACCGGTCGAGGCCGTCTATGAGCCAACGTTCCGGCTGCTGACGCGGATCGAGTCGGGGGCCCGGCCGGATGTGATGGTTGGGATCACCGGCTCGCTGGCGGACCTCGTGACGGCCGGTGTTGTGGCGGACCCCAAGCCCGTTGCCCGGACCGGCGTCGGCGTTGCCGTTGCGCCGGAGGCAGCGATCCCGGACATCAGCAGCGTGGAAGCGTTCGTAAGCGCGGTGACCAGCGCCCGCTCGGTGGCCTACTCCCGCAGCGGACCCAGCGGTATCTACTTCGCCGGACTGCTGGAACGGCTCGGGATTGCGGAGCAGGTCAAAGCCAAGGCCACCGTGGTCGATTCAGGACCAACGGCATTGGCGCTGCTGGACGGCCGCGCCGACCTCGCCATCCACCAGCTCAGCGAACTTATCCTCGTGCCGGAGGCCGCCATCATCGGCCCGCTTCCGGAGGCCATCCAGGAGTACACGGACTTCTCGACGGCGCTGGGCACCCCTGCGTCCCTGATGGCGGACCAGCCTGCGGGCGCCGCGGAGCTGCGCGACTTCCTGCATGGCCCCGAAGCCAGGGCGGCCTACGAGGCCAACGGACTGGAAACTGCCTAAGGCGTATTCAGCCCGACGGCGGCGTGAACTGGCTGGCGGTGAATTCCGCTCCCTGCGGGTCGCGGATCAACGCGGCGCGTGTCCACTCGGTGTCGTCCTCGCTGAGGATCCGGGCACCGAGCCGCTTTGCGTCAGCGACCGTCCGGTCCCGGTCGGCCACGGCGAAGGCGACGTGCCAGTGTGGCGGTTCACCCGGGGCGGCAAGTGCGAACCAGGCGACCGCGTCCTCGAATCCGGGCGGCGTGTTTACGTCAGCCTGCCGCTGCCTGATGTCCGGATCGGTTGTGGCCTCGAGGTGGTCGCCATAGCCCGGCCTGCGGACCATCGTCCCGAAGCCCAGGTCGTCGAACTCCCAGCCGAACGCTTCCCGGTAGAACGCCATGGCCGCACCAATGTCGGACGTGTGGAGTCGCTGAAGTTCCACGATCCGGGTTCGTTGACCGCCTGCGCACCCAGCCGCCGCCTGGCCTGCCAGATCTGGAATTCAATTCCCTGGCGATCGGTGAGCACGGCACCGCGGCCGCCCTCTCCGGCATCGGCGGGCGCTGACACCACGGTGGCACCGGCGGCCGCCAGCCGCCGGGCTGCGGCATCCGCGTCGTCCACGGCAATGTACGTGCTCCAGGCCGCGGCATCGCCCTCCGTGCCGGTCAGCCCGCAGACATCCCTGCCGTCCAGCTTGGCGATGAGGTAGGTACCCGGCGCGCCTGGCGGCATGGCCTCCTCGAACGTCCAGCCAAACAGCCCGCCGTAGAAGTCAGCGGCTGCCCGGACATCAGGCTGCCGGGTGTCGATCCAGGAGGGCACGCCCTCCGGATAGCTTCGCTGGGTCATGGCTCGCTCCCGTGCATGGGGCAAGCCTACCGAGCCATGACCGGGCCCGGTACCCCAAAATAACTGGAAGAAAATACTTGACTCTTCAACTTTACGGGACTATATTTAGTTGTAGCTTCAAGTATCGCGCTCCCGGCAGAATCCTCCAGCAGAACAGAATCTGATGAAAACCCTCCTCGCCCGCCTTTTCGGAAAGAAGAACACCATGACTGACATCACCATCATCGGTAACGGCAACATGGCCCGTGGCATCGCCACCCGCGCCGTCGCAGCAGGCAAGCAGGTCGAGATCCTCGGC contains the following coding sequences:
- a CDS encoding transglycosylase domain-containing protein, whose product is MATKNRGHGTAGTLARILGFFIASALCGVLAASLIVPAVAAASLGVRTSIGFFDSLPEELTVQPPSQSTKVLTADGQPIATFYAENRVRIPLDQMSPYIKDAVVAIEDSRFYAHAGIDPQGIVRALVSNVTSGGRQGASTITQQYVTNVINEARLSQDKRDEVILSGQKDMGDKLREMKLAVALEKKFTKEQILEGYLNIVFFNSDAYGIEAASRYFFSSTAKDLTLPQAALLAGLVNSPTFYNPAINPENSMARRNQVLDEMLKLDKITQVQHDEAVATPIELKISPERQGCANATMAPYFCDYISHLILNNPAFGTSLIERQRKLYRGGLTITTTLDSRLQAAAQAQVDGTAGPNPDRWGAALTTVQPGTGKILAMAQNTVFLAEPGKFDTHLNFNVDARDPQGNDLNGAGGFQPGSTMKPFTFAEWLNEGKSITAEVDASRRVYPLGFPWRSSCGKVMGAYSTAQNNPELGAADDLQNAEEGFYRKMPINYGLYNSINTATFASATQLDFCGIQKMVDAVGLHSGLDGAPINMHQLGNLLGAIGVAPLHMANAFATFASDGKYCNPIALVEIIDATGGKLPAQNVECRDAVKPDVARGVNSVLQDVLVKGSGFWINPKIHDKMPTAAKTGTSNNNGSTWVVGYTSGLSTASFFGDALEGQKRSGQNVTINGTFYPRLDGWMIAGPQWVNYMLKAAPLYPANPFPPPPAAMMKPTYYAPVAPTTPWVAPPPAAPAAVAPDPVPAPESPVPAPPAPESPAPAPEPPPAPAPPPAPAPEPAPAPVPEPAPPAPEPEPEPEPDPEPEPDPSEPPLPPDLPPDAGFQGGRR
- a CDS encoding DUF1992 domain-containing protein, translating into MGGSGELRRRLERGAELRSYRGAGISADEEAELEAAEAKEREKRKKVDDARRVEYLIRDAMAQGKFDNLKYAGKPIPGLGEAYDPDWWVKGLIQRENLSGLGPKAILLRTEDAELDGRLDAQFTEKQVRDLLADFNARVIDARRQLQGGPPVITKTRDVDAEVARWHERRAARALAARPEPEPKRSWWQRLWRGTT
- a CDS encoding Lrp/AsnC family transcriptional regulator, giving the protein MLSEEDLALINVLQVTPRISWSDAAEVLGVHATTLAARWDKLKAAGAAWTTAHLIGDPKQMCLALVDVDCEMRLRAEVTAELAAIPDVVTVEEAASNRDLMLTVISPTLEQFTDHVLPRFKEIPGLLKYRTSLGTRLHSAGHVWRLNALDPAQQNALQALVGQDTAHAGPRSGGPLPPSHMDLIPFLARDGRASAADIARSLGRSPATVQRQLNRVISSGLLTFRCDIAQNLSGYPVSCQWFANVPPGQHEAAAAELRSLRTVRLNASTSGRTNFVILMWLKSLADVMNAELALQQRIPEIELVESAVILSRAKRMGWMLNPDSTASGAVVVADAGVPALGLP
- a CDS encoding M20 family metallopeptidase, which produces MSITADAQELQAELVQLRRGLHQEPETGLQLPRTQEKVLKALDGLPFEITLGKTTTSVTAVLRGTAPSALAAKPEAKPAVLLRADMDGLPVQERTGVEFSSKVEGAMHACGHDLHTAMLAGAATLLAERRDQLAGDVVLMFQPGEEGWDGASHMIAEGVLDAAGRRVDAAYGMHVFSALEPHGRFATKSGVMLSASDALTVTVLGAGGHGSAPHIAKDPVTAAAEMVTALQVMITRQFNVFDPVVLTVGVLQAGTKRNIIPESASIEATIRTFSESSRERMMTAVPTLLKGIASAHGLEVDVDYRHEYPATINDVDETHTAEKTIENLFGTSRLSRWATPLGGSEDFSRVLAEVPGTFIGLSAVAPGADHNATAFNHSPYATFDDGVLSDGTALYTELAVSRIAALASAH
- a CDS encoding MFS transporter, with translation MTTTAGVPADVQVHKSHLRTLVGTGIGNAVEWYDWAIYATFSPFIASALFSKADPTSAFLATLAIFAVGFVARPFGGFVFGWIGDRIGRKTSMTFAVGLAALGSLLIGIAPTFEVVGAFASVLLLVARLIQGLAHGGELPSSQTYLSEMAPKEKRGFWATLIYTSGTAGILAGTMLGAILSNVLSTSDMNAWGWRIPFLIGGALGLYALLMRARMKETAAFEAESPKEKHEPMWPQIYKHRKQALQVIGLTVGLTVSYYIWGVVTPSYASSVLKMDRGEALWASVIANVLFIAALPFWGRLSDRIGRKPVMIMSAAGAALLHFPMTWLLKDSPWQLAVTMSVMLFFIAGSAAIVPAVYAELFPTKIRTVGVGVPYSICVALFGGTAPYLQAWLGSIGQPNLFNVYAVILLVISIAFVFTIPETKGKDLTH
- a CDS encoding substrate-binding domain-containing protein gives rise to the protein MNAHRASRDARPLTLFCAFALKQAVEGTILRAYLRAGGPPVEAVYEPTFRLLTRIESGARPDVMVGITGSLADLVTAGVVADPKPVARTGVGVAVAPEAAIPDISSVEAFVSAVTSARSVAYSRSGPSGIYFAGLLERLGIAEQVKAKATVVDSGPTALALLDGRADLAIHQLSELILVPEAAIIGPLPEAIQEYTDFSTALGTPASLMADQPAGAAELRDFLHGPEARAAYEANGLETA
- a CDS encoding VOC family protein, encoding MELQRLHTSDIGAAMAFYREAFGWEFDDLGFGTMVRRPGYGDHLEATTDPDIRQRQADVNTPPGFEDAVAWFALAAPGEPPHWHVAFAVADRDRTVADAKRLGARILSEDDTEWTRAALIRDPQGAEFTASQFTPPSG